A section of the Clostridium sp. TW13 genome encodes:
- a CDS encoding molecular chaperone HscC yields MTTIGIDLGTTNSLVAYWTEEGAKIIPNILGSNLTPSVVSVDENNEIIVGQVAKERLITHPQLTAFAFKRYMGTEKQFHLGKYSFSSEELSSFVLKSLKSDAEAFLGEEVTEAVISVPAYFNDAQRKATKKAAELAGLKVERLVSEPTAAAISYGLHQEESETKFIVFDLGGGTFDVSILELFEGVMEVKSIAGDNFLGGEDFTNILVSYFVECENIDVNSLDYKGKSALYKQAELCKRAITSNEKGIMSFRLNDENHEKIITPLEFDKLVVPLLVRLRRPIERALRDAELTPNDLDAVILIGGATRMPVIKSTVGKIFGKLPYSNINPDEAVALGAAIQVALKERNESLSEVILTDVCPYTLGTGVVKRIDRDNYESGYFLPIIERNTPIPVSRVERLSTVRDNQTVIQIDIYQGENRRVDGNIKLGELSVKVPPAKAGQEQIDIRYTYDINGILEVEVIVVSTGIKERIVIEKNPGSMSKENIEKRLKDLENIKIHPRDKMENRLLLARGERLYEESLGEKREFIGDLLQKFEAVLSRQDEREVKKAAQQLKETLEQLEGWFDY; encoded by the coding sequence ATGACAACTATTGGAATAGATTTGGGAACAACAAATAGTCTTGTGGCATATTGGACTGAAGAGGGAGCAAAGATAATACCAAATATTTTAGGATCTAATCTTACACCTTCTGTTGTAAGTGTTGATGAAAATAATGAAATAATTGTAGGACAAGTAGCTAAGGAGCGTCTTATCACTCATCCTCAATTAACAGCATTTGCATTCAAAAGATATATGGGAACGGAAAAACAGTTCCATTTGGGTAAATATTCATTTTCTTCAGAGGAGCTATCCTCCTTTGTTTTGAAATCTTTAAAATCAGATGCAGAAGCATTTTTGGGAGAAGAAGTAACAGAAGCAGTTATAAGTGTACCAGCTTACTTTAATGATGCTCAAAGAAAGGCTACTAAAAAGGCAGCTGAGCTTGCAGGTTTAAAGGTTGAGAGATTAGTTAGTGAACCAACAGCAGCAGCTATATCCTATGGACTTCATCAAGAAGAATCAGAAACTAAATTTATTGTTTTTGATTTAGGTGGAGGAACCTTTGATGTTTCAATCTTAGAGTTATTTGAAGGGGTTATGGAGGTAAAATCCATAGCTGGAGATAACTTTTTGGGAGGAGAAGACTTTACTAACATCCTCGTATCTTATTTTGTAGAATGTGAAAATATAGATGTAAATTCTCTTGATTATAAGGGAAAATCAGCTCTTTATAAGCAAGCAGAACTATGCAAAAGAGCTATTACTAGCAATGAAAAAGGGATAATGAGCTTTAGATTAAATGATGAAAATCATGAGAAAATTATAACTCCACTAGAATTTGATAAATTAGTGGTACCACTTTTAGTAAGATTACGCCGTCCCATTGAAAGAGCTTTAAGGGATGCAGAGCTTACTCCAAATGATTTAGATGCAGTAATTCTTATAGGCGGTGCTACAAGGATGCCAGTAATTAAGTCAACTGTAGGAAAAATATTTGGAAAGTTACCTTATTCAAATATAAATCCTGATGAGGCAGTAGCCTTAGGAGCAGCAATTCAGGTTGCGTTGAAGGAAAGAAATGAATCGTTAAGTGAGGTTATATTAACAGATGTATGCCCTTATACTCTTGGAACAGGAGTAGTGAAGAGGATTGATAGAGATAATTATGAGTCTGGTTACTTTTTGCCTATAATTGAACGCAATACTCCTATACCTGTGAGCAGGGTAGAACGTCTTAGTACAGTAAGAGATAATCAGACAGTAATTCAAATTGATATTTATCAAGGTGAGAATCGTCGTGTTGATGGAAATATTAAGTTAGGAGAATTAAGTGTAAAGGTTCCACCAGCAAAAGCTGGACAAGAGCAAATAGATATTAGATATACTTATGATATTAATGGAATATTAGAAGTGGAGGTTATAGTAGTTAGTACTGGCATCAAAGAGAGAATAGTTATTGAAAAGAATCCTGGCAGTATGTCAAAAGAAAATATAGAAAAACGATTAAAGGATCTAGAAAATATAAAAATTCACCCTAGAGATAAAATGGAAAATAGATTATTACTTGCTAGGGGAGAACGTCTGTATGAAGAATCTTTAGGAGAAAAACGTGAATTTATAGGTGATTTATTACAGAAGTTTGAAGCTGTTCTTTCTCGCCAAGATGAACGAGAAGTTAAAAAGGCAGCACAACAATTAAAAGAAACTTTAGAACAGTTAGAGGGATGGTTTGATTATTAA
- a CDS encoding J domain-containing protein has translation MDPWKVLEIEPTGETSIIKKAYAKKLKIYHPEDDPEGFQRLRESYDRALKLAKSYKQKETQNNSQVVESSEKEASIQQQTINNEDRQQMIINDEGISQQEIKVSDGFELFEQFFDYLEEDNIIPKVKLPLHNILANDIEEENIIPKVKLPQHNILENYTHEFNKLHREQQLVYRFMYKVERLYHDFFARIQEENWIRLLDDAIMSNLYYKESINKEMLEFLVCSHNIPQNIWVLLINSFHWDEQQKEIYSRYSKEYAKLMFRNLSNEMLPRYCYFSSRDKFSHDKYLEARQKAFDALEQNKLTVAWKYIYIAKEIYLGDPDLWCMEAEYHLKAKDIKKARIAFEKAEQINPKDMDTIFYKAQVMYNSRRFSESISICKQIKNINPSDFKVLCLMSKSYVKLKRWKKAREVLEYNLSIKRDDIETKRSFIELARELEASLKRYPLSLEVRKELRAVYKFIGESKNSKIFQTTSGTITEGIILNKRWAYFIMVIVIIVVVPLINGPTLNHAVKYVKALVGIIILTQYVLNAIRKRKK, from the coding sequence ATGGATCCGTGGAAAGTACTAGAAATTGAACCTACAGGAGAAACATCAATAATTAAAAAGGCCTATGCGAAGAAGTTAAAAATATATCATCCCGAAGATGATCCAGAGGGGTTTCAAAGGTTAAGAGAATCTTATGATAGAGCATTAAAGCTAGCGAAGAGTTATAAACAAAAAGAAACTCAGAATAATAGTCAAGTTGTAGAAAGTTCAGAAAAGGAGGCTTCTATACAACAACAAACTATAAATAACGAAGACAGGCAGCAGATGATAATTAATGATGAGGGTATATCACAACAAGAAATTAAAGTTTCAGATGGGTTTGAATTATTTGAACAATTTTTTGATTATTTAGAAGAAGATAACATTATACCTAAAGTAAAATTACCGCTGCATAATATTTTAGCAAATGATATAGAAGAAGAGAACATTATACCTAAAGTAAAATTACCGCAGCATAATATTTTAGAAAATTATACTCATGAATTCAACAAACTTCATAGAGAGCAACAACTAGTTTATAGATTTATGTATAAGGTTGAGAGGCTATATCATGATTTCTTTGCAAGAATTCAAGAAGAAAATTGGATTCGGCTTTTAGATGATGCTATAATGTCGAATTTATATTACAAGGAATCGATAAACAAGGAAATGTTGGAGTTTTTAGTTTGTAGTCATAATATACCACAAAACATTTGGGTACTTTTAATTAATAGTTTTCATTGGGATGAGCAACAAAAGGAGATCTATTCTCGTTATTCTAAAGAATATGCTAAGCTTATGTTTAGAAACTTAAGTAATGAGATGTTGCCACGCTATTGTTACTTTAGCAGTAGAGATAAATTCAGTCATGATAAATATTTAGAAGCAAGACAAAAAGCATTTGATGCATTGGAGCAAAACAAGTTAACAGTGGCATGGAAATATATTTATATTGCCAAAGAAATATATTTAGGTGACCCTGACTTATGGTGCATGGAGGCTGAATATCATTTAAAAGCAAAGGACATAAAAAAGGCAAGGATAGCTTTTGAGAAAGCAGAGCAAATAAATCCAAAAGATATGGATACTATTTTTTATAAAGCTCAGGTTATGTATAATAGTAGAAGATTTAGTGAGTCTATTAGCATATGTAAGCAGATTAAAAATATAAATCCTTCAGATTTTAAAGTGCTTTGCTTAATGAGCAAATCCTATGTAAAACTCAAGAGATGGAAGAAGGCAAGAGAGGTTTTGGAATATAACTTAAGCATTAAGCGCGATGATATTGAAACTAAGAGAAGCTTTATAGAATTGGCAAGGGAACTTGAAGCTAGTTTGAAAAGATATCCTCTCAGTTTGGAAGTTAGAAAAGAGTTAAGAGCTGTATATAAGTTTATTGGTGAATCTAAAAATTCAAAGATATTTCAGACAACATCTGGTACAATTACAGAAGGTATAATACTTAACAAACGTTGGGCTTATTTTATAATGGTAATTGTTATAATAGTTGTAGTTCCATTAATTAATGGACCAACATTAAATCATGCAGTTAAATATGTTAAAGCATTAGTAGGAATAATAATACTTACACAGTATGTTCTGAATGCTATTAGGAAAAGAAAAAAATAA